A window of the Physeter macrocephalus isolate SW-GA chromosome 7, ASM283717v5, whole genome shotgun sequence genome harbors these coding sequences:
- the FAM53A gene encoding protein FAM53A — MVTLLTEKLRNQSLEDLGRKSYDAGPYSAQKPNTSGHLFPSETDEDKHPWKVIGGGQPVGSQGATGPAIPFPPGPCGPSASLGAVSARDLRDGAGPPSAPPTKRHCRSLSEPDGLARCRSPWRPGGSRVWAPVSKRRCHSGGSATLQAGSAWSPGRALPAASSASPPAPRPASALASSGLPALGPARRPAGPRLPSPRRRLSLSQERLLPVDAAPPSAGSTPASTPASTPASTPELGRCRGLLRCRSQPCVRAGGKGQRKRRREEDARWPRPALDFLKMTRTLKNSKSLCSLDYEDEDEDGARVKTAVSSPCDPHGPAGSAAPGPGPASPSPGVWRGWVAGGGGSGGDPSDWDSAGEEGVFPAGRGELDLEQIENN, encoded by the exons ATGGTCACCCTCCTCACCGAGAAGCTGCGGAACCAGAGCCTGGAGGACCTCGGCCGCAAGAGCTACGATGCCGGCCCG taTTCTGCCCAGAAACCGAACACAAGTGGCCACTTGTTCCCTTCTGAGACCGATG AAGACAAGCACCCCTGGAAGGTCATCGGTGGAGGACAGCCCGTCGGAAGCCAGGGGGCCACGGGCCCTGCCATCCCCTTCCCTCCGGGCCCCTGCGGCCCGAGCGCCAGCCTGGGTGCGGTCAGTGCCAGGGACCTCAGGGACGGCGCAGGGCCGCCCTCCGCACCGCCCACCAAGCGACACTGCCGCTCCCTGTCGGAGCCCGACGGGCTGGCGCGCTGCCGGTCCCCGTGGCGCCCCGGCGGCTCCAGAGTCTGGGCTCCTGTCTCCAAGAGGCGGTGCCACAGTGGCGGGAGCGCCACGCTGCAGGCCGGGAGCGCCTGGTCGCCGGGCCGAGCCCTCCCCGCTGCCAGCTCCGCCTCGCCCCCCGCGCCCCGGCCGGCCTCGGCTTTGGCCAGCAGCGGCCTCCCGGCCCTGGGCCCGGCTCGGCGACCCGCTGGACCTCGCTTGCCCTCGCCGCGCCGCCGCCTGTCCCTGTCACAGGAGCGCCTGTTGCCAGTGGATGCGGCCCCACCCTCAGCAGGCAGCACGCCCGCGTCCACGCCCGCGTCCACGCCCGCGTCCACGCCCGAGCTGGGCCGCTGCCGGGGCCTGCTCCGCTGCCGCTCTCAGCCATGCGTGCGCGCAGGCGGGAAGGGCCAGCGGAAGCGCAGGCGCGAGGAGGATGCGCGCTGGCCGCGCCCGGCCCTGGACTTCCTGAAAATGACGCGG AcgttaaaaaattcaaaaagccTTTGTTCGCTTGATTACGAAGACGAGGATGAGGATGGCGCCCGGGTGAAGACAGCCGTGTCCTCCCCGTGTGACCCGCACGGCCCCGCGGGCAGCGCTgcgcccggccccggccccgccagCCCCAGCCCGGGGGTCTGGCGGGGGTGGGTGGCCGGTGGGGGCGGGAGTGGCGGGGACCCGAGTGACTGGGACAGCGCCGGGGAGGAGGGCGTCTTCCCCGCGGGCCGCGGCGAGCTGGACCTGGAGCAGATCGAGAACAACTGA